tgtatctatgactaaaaaacgtctagatacgtgtaatatttcgacaactcaTATGGATCGGACGGAGTATTATATGGAATTATACTTGTGGATGAAAGCTTATCTTAGAACAATGGATGTATGGACATGATCTTTGTATGTGCGAACGTGCTCGTTGCCCACATGGTTTCTTGCTGTTTGGGTGCTTGTGGGTTTTGCTCTAGAACCTGCTTCTTGCTCTCCATGTTTTAGGCTTGTCCTAAGTTGAACTTGCCtaaatttgactaaatttataGAACAATTTATGTGTCAATATTTATAGGAAAATATATTGTATTGTGAATCTAAGAAACTAAATTAGATTttggtatatttttctacaaatttgatcaaatttatagcCTGACTTTTTTGGATAAATCTAGAACTTGAATTGTTTTGTAACGAAGTTTTCTTGCTTCGAAACAGTTCACAGAATAGGAAACTAACTTCATGTCAAAAGAAACTAAAGTACTCAAAGTTAATGCTGGTCAAAAGAAATGATAAACAGCATCGTCGTCTGACTCTAACTGaagcaaatgaaaaaaatcagGAAACTCTGCAATAGCAAATCCGTAGAATTAAAGGTAGTACGGACCTAAAACTGATCAGGCTCTGCAACCAAATCTTACAGGTTACTGTTACTACATGCAGTCGCCGTCCATCTGTAGCCAGACACAGGTAAAGCAGATCGTCGTAGCAAATAGAACAATGGCAACACAAAACCAATGCACAGTTACTGCATGAGTATGGTCTCATCTGTAAATGTTTTTCTGAGTTTCATTAGGAGAAAAATGAGCGACAGTGACTGTTGATTGCTGTAGCCAACAAATGAAATGCCGACAATACAAAACTGGAGCAGCAGAATTTATGTGGCCTAAAAAGTTTCAGTAACCAATGGAATGAATCGAAATGGATCGATTCGGTTTGTtcaataataataaaaatagcAATCCACAGCAATTTTTTCTGGGAGTGCAATTAAACGCtacttgttttcctttttaacTACAGAAATCTAACAGTAATGCAATTTCTGAATCCCTATGTTCACAAGACTAAAACAATATACTTATGAAAATCAATTGTGTAATGGAAGTGTGAACCCCTTTTGTCGTAGAAGTCGAACTCTATTTGCAGCAATTCTGAGGAACCCCTTTTGTCGTATGAAGTCGAACTGTATTTGCAGCAATTCTGAATCTGTATGGAAGTAATCAAAACCACTGATGCACAAGAACGCCGCTGTCCCTGAGTGAACTGAACAGCTCCAAGCACTCCTCGTAGGTGTTCTGATACTTGGGCGATCGCTCGCCGGGGCAGCACTTTTGCCACCGGTTGTAGTGGCACTCGAGGAACAGCTCGTCGACCAAGCAAATTGCGCCCGTGTCGAAAAGCCTTGGGATCAAGTCGAACTCAGTCCCCTCCACATCCATCTTCATTACCACGTAGTCCTGCTGCGACACTGTCTGCTTCAACCACTCTGCAAAATCAAATGCGGGCACACTCCGCACCTCGCCGGACATCTTCTTACCGGCTATTGGGCGGATGCGGCCCATGCCACGGCCATTCGCTTTTGCCTCTTCCTCCTTTCCAGGGTCACCGTTGATCTCGAAGTTGAGCGTCTCATTCTTGACCCAGGCAGCATATGGAAGCAATGTGACTCCCTTCCTCGTGGCGTACTCCGGGTGGAAAGCGGGATCAGCCTCTATGGCGAACACCTCAAAGGTATGGTTCTGCTTGGGGTACTGCTTCCGGAACCAGCTGCCGATACTTGATCCATAGCTACGGGCGCCGACATCGACATACACATGCCGGCGCTTGAAGCTGATGTCAGCGAGCTCCGGAAGGTACTTGATGTTCTTGAGGTTCCGCTTCAGCGTGAGCCATGGCTTGAGTGGCTCTTCCAGGATCAGCGGCTCGGCGCGGGTGAGGAGTGGGAGCTTGTGATCCCCGATCGTGCAGTTGCTGACTGGATCGTGAGACAAGGAGGACGCAGGAGCAACATGGAGCTTCTGGAAGACGAGTTCCCGGAGGGTGGATCCGTCAGGGCCGTCGATCTCTCGAGATCGGAGCAGGCGCAgggacgggaggaggagggcctGGAGCGAGCGGAGGCTGtaggcgtcggcggcgccggcggtgagcACGACGAGATGCGCCCCGGGCTTGAGGATCCGCGCGGCCTCCGCGGCGAGATCGG
This is a stretch of genomic DNA from Brachypodium distachyon strain Bd21 chromosome 1, Brachypodium_distachyon_v3.0, whole genome shotgun sequence. It encodes these proteins:
- the LOC104583389 gene encoding uncharacterized protein LOC104583389, which produces MEPPPQQPASRKWSGKGILTRALLLGIAALALRLLYGAFLLVAVGGGGGWAVRPAAVVVGRRTNVEAAAGATPEAWRSREWREAVGFHAALLAGHLGGSHDDGNGLLLAPSSRAVCLGPAAQEAALALRELGVHGAVAVASKRRPPLAVAGDDRRLPFPAASVDFVLAARALDASKRPADLAAEAARILKPGAHLVVLTAGAADAYSLRSLQALLLPSLRLLRSREIDGPDGSTLRELVFQKLHVAPASSLSHDPVSNCTIGDHKLPLLTRAEPLILEEPLKPWLTLKRNLKNIKYLPELADISFKRRHVYVDVGARSYGSSIGSWFRKQYPKQNHTFEVFAIEADPAFHPEYATRKGVTLLPYAAWVKNETLNFEINGDPGKEEEAKANGRGMGRIRPIAGKKMSGEVRSVPAFDFAEWLKQTVSQQDYVVMKMDVEGTEFDLIPRLFDTGAICLVDELFLECHYNRWQKCCPGERSPKYQNTYEECLELFSSLRDSGVLVHQWF